The proteins below come from a single Eremothecium sinecaudum strain ATCC 58844 chromosome II, complete sequence genomic window:
- the AIP1 gene encoding Aip1p (Syntenic homolog of Ashbya gossypii ABL043W; Syntenic homolog of Saccharomyces cerevisiae YMR092C (AIP1)), translated as MGSIHLENTLVSQPSVKQNFTTHLSYDAASNSIAYPSGKSAIIRSLDNNSIIQFTGHGTSLVTVVRFCSKIGSNIMCSGDDSGKVIVWSYSSDADTYGVFETKALSEFQVLSGPITDISWDFEGSRLCVVGDGRDKFGAFITCDTGNSLGEVLGHSARVNACHFKQSRPMRAMTVGYNGKVVFYKGPPFRFASSDTHHGQGMFVRDVKFSPGIGKYAVSVGSDRKIVVYNGTTGEFIKYLEDKTEGCSGLFALAWVDEGDASTRFATVSADGYVRLWDVESGKLLQKWRVGTKTLDQQVGIAITKNHEILSLSLDGSISIFKIDKGEPIKKLVGHNKGVTTLAVNPLVTASYDGAVFKWSKEGLPTMTCGHSNKVISIENYDETTTTVSWDNTLKVSGKVQYNFTEQPRISHTYKGSVAVVTESGNLMLLDSLNGKLVGERNLNQSVTAVTLRNKYLAVGYETSNVIEVFSAGNLNESFVLPTTLRATPSALSLSLSEHYLAAGDTTGKIVLYDLETKTVKTSRWSFHTGKITSMAWRPDEEEEDYVATVSLDTHIFIYSVKKPMKVIKKLNAHKDGINHVEWESPTNIVTAGADACVNNWNVTFP; from the coding sequence ATGGGTTCAATTCACTTGGAAAACACTTTGGTTTCACAACCTTCAGTCAAGCAAAACTTCACCACACATTTGTCCTACGATGCAGCTTCCAACAGCATTGCATACCCCTCGGGCAAATCAGCTATCATAAGGTCTTTAGATAATAATTCTATAATTCAATTTACAGGACATGGTACTTCATTAGTTACAGTTGTGAGATTTTGTTCAAAGATAGGGTCTAACATTATGTGTTCAGGTGACGATTCAGGTAAGGTTATAGTGTGGAGTTATTCTAGCGACGCCGATACCTATGGTGTATTCGAGACAAAAGCTCTTTCAGAATTTCAAGTTTTATCGGGACCCATCACAGACATTTCATGGGATTTTGAGGGGAGTAGATTATGTGTTGTGGGTGATGGTCGTGACAAATTTGGAGCATTTATTACCTGTGATACTGGTAATTCGTTAGGAGAAGTTCTGGGACATTCCGCTAGAGTTAATGCTTGCCACTTCAAACAAAGTAGACCTATGAGAGCTATGACAGTGGGTTATAACGGGAAGGTTGTGTTTTATAAGGGACCTCCATTTCGTTTTGCTTCGAGTGATACACATCATGGTCAGGGAATGTTTGTTCGGGACGTGAAATTCTCTCCTGGAATTGGAAAGTACGCTGTCAGCGTTGGCAGCGATAGGAAAATTGTTGTATACAATGGCACTACTGGGGAATTTATTAAGTACCTTGAGGATAAAACTGAAGGCTGTAGTGGTTTGTTTGCCTTGGCATGGGTTGACGAAGGTGATGCATCCACTCGATTTGCAACTGTGAGTGCCGATGGCTATGTGAGACTTTGGGACGTTGAAAGTGGAAAGCTATTGCAAAAATGGCGAGTAGGTACTAAAACTTTAGATCAGCAAGTTGGCATAGCTATTACTAAAAACCATGAGATATTGTCTTTGTCTCTGGATGGATCTATCTCAATATTCAAGATTGACAAAGGTGAACCCATTAAAAAGCTTGTTGGTCATAATAAAGGCGTAACAACATTGGCTGTGAACCCCTTAGTTACTGCATCCTACGATGGAGCCGTATTCAAATGGTCTAAGGAAGGCTTACCAACTATGACCTGCGGGCATTCTAACAAGGTCATTTCGATTGAGAATTACGACGAAACCACTACTACTGTTTCCTGGGATAATACTCTAAAAGTTTCGGGCAAGGTACAATACAATTTTACAGAACAGCCCAGAATCTCTCATACATATAAGGGCTCTGTAGCAGTGGTGACAGAGAGCGGTAATTTAATGCTATTGGACTCTTTAAATGGGAAATTAGTGGGAGAGCGGAACTTAAACCAATCAGTTACTGCTGTGACGTTAAGAAATAAATACTTAGCTGTGGGGTACGAAACATCTAATGTTATAGAGGTATTCTCGGCAGGTAACCTCAACGAAAGTTTTGTCCTTCCAACCACGTTGCGTGCCACTCCATCAGCGTTGTCATTATCGCTATCGGAACATTATCTAGCTGCCGGTGATACAACAGGGAAAATAGTATTGTATGACTTGGAAACGAAAACCGTCAAGACCTCCCGTTGGTCATTTCATACAGGTAAAATAACATCAATGGCTTGGCGCCCCGATGAGGAGGAAGAGGACTATGTTGCTACAGTCTCTTTAGATACCCATATCTTTATCTACTCAGTAAAGAAGCCAATGAAAGTGATAAAAAAACTCAATGCACATAAGGATGGTATAAACCATGTTGAGTGGGAATCTCCAACCAATATTGTAACGGCTGGAGCAGATGCATGCGTTAACAATTGGAATGTCACATTCCCTTAA